One Methanoculleus sp. 7T genomic window carries:
- a CDS encoding SDR family oxidoreductase, which produces MKEKNMVDSDYYKGKVCIVTGANSGIGYAISEELAKRGATVYMAGRSREKVAAAAGQLSVHGDRIRPLVMDVTKQEQVQKGIEDTAAEAGRLDLLFNNAGVGGTIPFEMATLEDWKAIIDTNIWSVVYGVHAAVPIMLKQGFGHIVNTSSIAGIVPPPFQALYSLTKYGVTGLTECLKYEYADKGLHFSTICPANIATPIFNKGIDGQARGELRIPDDAYPADKAASLILDRVAEHRGIIVVPEDPYTDLWKGYVLGKPEIEEVLLQMAHDRREAFEKGGTYF; this is translated from the coding sequence ATGAAGGAGAAGAACATGGTCGATTCTGATTACTATAAGGGCAAAGTCTGCATCGTCACCGGTGCAAACTCCGGGATCGGGTATGCGATCAGCGAAGAACTCGCAAAGAGGGGGGCAACCGTCTACATGGCCGGGCGCAGCCGAGAGAAGGTTGCCGCGGCCGCCGGTCAGCTCTCCGTGCATGGGGACCGGATACGCCCGCTCGTCATGGACGTGACGAAGCAGGAGCAGGTGCAGAAGGGTATCGAGGATACGGCGGCGGAGGCGGGCAGGCTGGATCTGCTCTTCAACAACGCAGGCGTCGGGGGAACCATCCCGTTCGAGATGGCCACCCTCGAGGACTGGAAGGCGATCATCGACACCAACATCTGGAGCGTCGTCTACGGGGTCCACGCCGCCGTACCGATCATGCTCAAGCAGGGGTTCGGCCATATTGTAAACACCAGTTCGATAGCGGGCATCGTTCCGCCGCCGTTCCAGGCGCTCTACTCCCTGACGAAGTACGGCGTCACCGGCCTTACCGAGTGCCTGAAGTACGAGTATGCGGATAAAGGGCTCCATTTCTCGACGATCTGCCCGGCAAACATCGCGACCCCGATCTTCAACAAAGGGATCGACGGACAGGCCCGCGGTGAACTGAGGATCCCCGACGACGCGTATCCCGCCGATAAAGCGGCATCGCTCATCCTTGATCGGGTCGCGGAGCACAGGGGGATCATCGTCGTGCCCGAAGACCCCTACACCGACCTCTGGAAGGGTTACGTCCTCGGCAAGCCGGAGATCGAAGAGGTGTTGCTGCAGATGGCGCACGACCGCAGGGAAGCATTCGAGAAGGGCGGGACATACTTCTGA
- the lon gene encoding endopeptidase La, which produces MQSSQPDVSRETTVIPLFEAVVYPKSRTKFKVDTTVGKVLLAALNSAGSTHAVGLAVRGGAEPAEISADALYRTGSLIEVSHVQPADDGYLVFGEAVARVKAVGITEADGLFSAVCEPVPDILDLDEEDRTEFLAEIRAVIREISDHFQGSEQFTRPIEKMDSVDQIMAFVTPFLPVDLAEKQELLETVSVRRRYAGFLDLLTKVKEGIEVRIEVAKKTSEKVGKANREAMLREQLKVIQEELNQSDGSSGEGGYRERIERSTMPEEVRKKALSELKKLETGGSQHHESQGIRNYLDLLLDLPWTIEERKSIDINEARRVLESNHNGLDKVKERIVQHLAVMKLKEEKQGSILLFAGPPGTGKTSLGKSIADALGRKYVRISLGGIKDEAEIRGHRRTYVGSLPGRIIQGMKKAGTKNPVFILDEIDKLAVSYSGDPASALLEVLDPEQNSTFSDHYLEVPYDLSDVLFIATANTLATIPAPLLDRMELIEISGYTKNEKFAIAKDHLVPNTLAEHGLDADKLRFEDEALTAIIDRYTREAGVRALKKQLARAARFVSEKIVSGTADLPFVVTADMLPEILGRETVRQDVARKENPPGVVTGLAWTPVGGDILFIEGTFMPGKGKLTLTGQLGDVMKESALISLSLIRSRFAGGAPGFDFFGSDIHIHVPAGATPKDGPSAGVTLFTALASLVMGRAVDPTTAMTGEVTLSGAVLPVGGIKEKVLAAHRAGIRKIILPRENERDLADVPADVKHDLVFVPVETVEDVLREALAVDLPGPVVPYAGPRFVPAHNL; this is translated from the coding sequence ATGCAATCGTCACAACCTGATGTTTCCAGGGAAACAACGGTCATACCGCTCTTCGAGGCCGTGGTCTACCCCAAGAGCCGGACGAAGTTCAAGGTCGATACCACCGTCGGGAAGGTGCTGCTCGCCGCGCTGAACAGCGCCGGGTCCACGCATGCGGTCGGGCTCGCGGTCAGAGGCGGCGCGGAGCCGGCGGAGATCTCGGCCGATGCGCTCTACCGGACGGGGAGCCTGATCGAGGTCTCGCACGTCCAGCCTGCGGACGACGGCTACCTGGTCTTCGGCGAGGCCGTCGCAAGGGTGAAGGCCGTCGGGATCACGGAGGCGGACGGACTCTTCTCCGCGGTCTGCGAGCCCGTCCCGGACATCCTCGACCTCGACGAAGAGGACCGGACAGAGTTCCTCGCAGAGATCCGGGCGGTCATCCGCGAGATCAGCGACCACTTCCAGGGCTCCGAGCAGTTCACCCGGCCCATCGAGAAGATGGACTCCGTCGACCAGATCATGGCGTTCGTCACGCCGTTTCTGCCGGTGGACCTTGCCGAGAAGCAGGAACTTCTGGAGACCGTCTCGGTCCGGAGACGCTACGCCGGGTTCCTCGACCTCCTGACCAAGGTGAAAGAGGGCATCGAGGTCCGGATCGAGGTGGCCAAAAAGACGTCCGAGAAGGTCGGCAAGGCGAACCGCGAGGCGATGCTCCGCGAGCAGCTCAAGGTGATCCAGGAGGAACTCAACCAGAGCGACGGCTCCTCCGGCGAGGGCGGATACCGGGAGCGGATCGAGCGCTCGACGATGCCTGAGGAGGTGCGAAAGAAGGCACTTTCCGAGCTCAAGAAACTCGAGACCGGCGGCAGCCAGCACCACGAGAGCCAGGGGATCCGGAACTACCTCGACCTCCTGCTCGATCTCCCCTGGACGATCGAGGAGAGGAAGAGCATCGACATCAACGAGGCCCGGCGTGTGCTCGAGAGCAACCACAACGGCCTCGATAAGGTCAAGGAGCGGATCGTCCAGCACCTTGCGGTCATGAAACTCAAGGAGGAGAAGCAGGGCTCGATCCTCCTCTTCGCCGGCCCGCCCGGCACCGGGAAGACGAGCCTCGGCAAGAGTATCGCCGACGCCCTCGGCCGGAAGTACGTCCGGATCAGCCTCGGCGGGATCAAGGACGAGGCGGAGATCCGGGGGCACCGGCGGACCTACGTCGGGTCTCTCCCGGGAAGGATCATCCAGGGGATGAAGAAGGCCGGGACGAAGAACCCCGTCTTCATCCTCGACGAGATTGACAAGCTCGCCGTCTCGTACTCCGGGGACCCGGCAAGCGCCCTCCTCGAGGTCCTCGACCCCGAACAGAACAGCACGTTCTCGGACCACTACCTAGAGGTCCCCTATGACCTCTCCGACGTGCTCTTCATTGCGACTGCGAACACGCTCGCGACGATCCCGGCGCCCCTCCTCGACCGGATGGAACTGATCGAGATCTCGGGCTACACAAAGAACGAGAAGTTCGCGATCGCAAAAGACCACCTGGTCCCGAATACCCTCGCGGAGCATGGCCTCGACGCGGATAAACTCCGGTTCGAGGACGAGGCCCTCACGGCGATCATCGACCGTTACACCCGCGAGGCGGGGGTCCGGGCGCTCAAGAAGCAACTCGCCCGGGCCGCACGGTTCGTCTCGGAAAAGATCGTCTCGGGGACCGCCGATCTTCCTTTCGTGGTGACGGCGGATATGCTCCCGGAGATCCTCGGGAGAGAGACCGTCAGGCAGGACGTGGCGAGGAAGGAGAACCCGCCCGGCGTCGTCACGGGCCTCGCTTGGACCCCGGTCGGGGGAGACATCCTCTTCATCGAGGGGACGTTCATGCCCGGCAAGGGTAAACTCACGCTGACGGGCCAGCTCGGGGACGTGATGAAGGAGTCGGCGCTGATCTCGCTCAGCCTCATCCGGTCGCGGTTTGCGGGCGGTGCGCCCGGGTTCGACTTCTTCGGAAGCGACATCCACATCCACGTGCCGGCGGGAGCGACCCCGAAGGACGGCCCTTCGGCAGGCGTGACGCTCTTTACGGCCCTCGCCTCCCTCGTCATGGGGAGAGCGGTCGACCCGACGACAGCCATGACCGGGGAGGTCACGCTCTCCGGCGCCGTCCTCCCCGTTGGCGGGATCAAGGAGAAGGTCCTCGCCGCCCACCGGGCGGGGATCAGGAAGATCATCCTGCCGCGGGAGAACGAGCGGGATCTTGCGGACGTGCCTGCCGACGTCAAACACGATCTCGTCTTCGTCCCGGTGGAGACCGTCGAGGACGTCCTCCGGGAGGCGCTGGCGGTCGACCTTCCGGGACCCGTCGTGCCCTACGCAGGCCCCCGGTTCGTCCCGGCCCACAACCTCTGA
- a CDS encoding MarR family winged helix-turn-helix transcriptional regulator: MAARVEHLFEVFDRLIAIRNECSNEIFAECGLGEMTVKQIAYLKTIHEHRDITFSGLAEVTGTSKPTVTEMVNKFVRMECVYRERCPDDGRIAYIRLTEKGRMMAEAERNSLSRMIERIVQTLDDDEIDLLVEILGKVR, from the coding sequence ATGGCGGCGAGAGTTGAGCACCTGTTCGAAGTCTTTGACCGCCTGATCGCCATCCGGAACGAGTGCTCAAACGAGATCTTTGCCGAATGCGGCCTTGGGGAGATGACCGTGAAGCAGATCGCCTACTTAAAGACGATCCACGAGCACCGGGACATAACGTTCAGCGGGCTTGCCGAAGTCACCGGGACATCAAAACCAACCGTCACGGAGATGGTCAACAAATTCGTCAGGATGGAGTGCGTCTACCGGGAGCGATGCCCCGATGACGGAAGGATCGCCTACATCCGCCTGACCGAGAAGGGGCGGATGATGGCAGAGGCTGAACGGAACTCCCTCTCCCGGATGATCGAGAGGATAGTGCAGACACTCGACGACGACGAGATCGACCTTCTGGTCGAGATCCTCGGAAAGGTCCGGTAA
- a CDS encoding SRPBCC family protein produces MVETQQIEPGKQEIVLAEVFDAPRELVWKACTDPDLISQWWGPRSLKTMVEKMDARPGGLWRIVQRDAEGNEYSFHGVFHEVTQPERLVYTFEYEEMPGHVLLETDTFDDLEGKTRMTTHLVFQSVEDRDAMLQQPGMREEMEETMDLLAKLLASQKRAAPAR; encoded by the coding sequence ATGGTGGAAACACAACAGATTGAACCCGGAAAGCAGGAGATTGTCCTCGCGGAGGTCTTCGATGCGCCGCGTGAACTTGTATGGAAGGCGTGCACGGATCCGGATCTGATCTCACAGTGGTGGGGGCCAAGGAGCCTCAAGACCATGGTCGAGAAGATGGACGCGAGACCGGGCGGTCTGTGGCGCATCGTCCAGCGTGACGCCGAGGGCAACGAGTACTCGTTTCACGGCGTTTTCCACGAGGTTACGCAGCCCGAGCGGCTTGTCTACACCTTCGAGTACGAAGAAATGCCGGGCCATGTCCTGCTTGAGACGGACACGTTCGATGACCTTGAAGGCAAGACGAGGATGACGACCCATCTGGTCTTCCAGTCGGTCGAGGACCGCGATGCGATGCTCCAGCAGCCCGGGATGAGGGAGGAGATGGAAGAGACCATGGACCTTCTCGCGAAACTCCTAGCATCACAGAAGCGTGCGGCACCGGCACGGTAA
- a CDS encoding PEGA domain-containing protein → MILVVACCFVLPSNAQPPIGGDNGWYAVNCNVNGAEVYFDGEYKGAVEAGVLYVPVYTTGTPYKSFRVEKDGYAPYSGDVTSVPGKGEVFDLFATLNPTQPTSSPLIGGDVGWYTVHANVDGATVMFDNEVKGVISQGVLSVQVYTTATPYKTYTVSKDGYVPYTGAIDRYPGNGETVDLYVTMNPSPTSTPKSPLSPALAGGALLIVGLLLAAGRKKN, encoded by the coding sequence ATGATTCTAGTCGTTGCCTGCTGCTTCGTTCTTCCCTCGAACGCCCAGCCGCCCATAGGCGGAGACAACGGCTGGTATGCAGTCAACTGTAACGTGAACGGAGCCGAGGTCTATTTCGACGGCGAGTACAAAGGGGCCGTTGAGGCCGGTGTGCTGTATGTCCCGGTCTATACCACCGGGACGCCCTACAAGTCGTTCCGCGTCGAAAAGGACGGATACGCCCCATACTCCGGGGACGTCACCTCTGTTCCCGGCAAAGGAGAGGTCTTCGATCTCTTCGCAACCCTCAACCCGACCCAGCCCACCTCATCGCCCCTGATCGGAGGAGATGTCGGTTGGTACACCGTCCACGCCAACGTCGACGGCGCGACGGTCATGTTCGACAATGAGGTCAAAGGCGTCATCAGCCAAGGCGTCCTCTCCGTGCAGGTCTACACGACTGCGACGCCCTACAAGACCTACACCGTATCAAAGGACGGGTATGTGCCCTACACGGGCGCCATCGACCGGTACCCCGGCAACGGGGAGACGGTCGACCTGTACGTGACGATGAACCCCTCACCGACTTCCACGCCGAAGTCGCCCCTCTCTCCGGCTCTTGCCGGCGGCGCCCTGCTGATTGTGGGGCTGCTGCTGGCGGCAGGGAGAAAGAAGAACTAA
- a CDS encoding transglutaminase-like domain-containing protein yields the protein MNHRSTIALLAVSALLLLLAAGCTTTPQDTKTLDASGPSPADEAYARGVAGYADANYRVAEERFGEAYALYTSAGDLDKARTARDAMFRANRTYIEYPFNRSAAEAALREKIPGITDESIADWLDNRAQKIVSENETLYFNDVAGNYLYAHTDDMRKQNERNLDFDYIARYAWSENRSGETGPYVNPVHYAGVERLEVPHEALPSSGILKIWFPLPVETDSQRNVTVTNLSCPEFILAGPFTTGPIGYVYYEIPAGAVNGDLVLSADIAFTSYERIFRGIDPALVGEYNTSNPEYRLYTRSERNIDITDAVRDKAREIVGNETNPHIQAQMIYYHIIEAYPYSHVPHASLDAREPKVAESTHMFETGHGDCGTQSMLFSAFCRSLGIPARAIGGYQMLISETPGAHFWAEYYLPGYGWVPNDVTVAEAADWVAIPDEKRSAFKDYYAANLDPTRLVIQKNVDAPMDPAIPEDATVFRAVRQIPAVVSDTADYDLDLFWPEGFTITLAAVDR from the coding sequence ATGAATCACCGTTCAACTATCGCTCTTCTGGCCGTCTCTGCACTCTTGCTCCTCCTTGCGGCTGGATGCACTACCACACCGCAGGATACGAAAACGCTCGATGCATCGGGTCCCTCGCCTGCCGACGAGGCATATGCTCGGGGAGTGGCCGGATACGCGGACGCCAACTACCGGGTCGCCGAAGAACGTTTCGGGGAGGCCTATGCCCTCTACACCAGCGCAGGCGATCTGGATAAGGCACGGACGGCAAGAGATGCCATGTTCCGGGCAAACAGGACATATATTGAGTATCCGTTCAACAGATCCGCTGCAGAGGCGGCACTGCGGGAGAAGATCCCCGGCATCACCGACGAGAGCATAGCCGACTGGCTGGATAACCGGGCCCAGAAGATCGTCTCGGAGAACGAGACGCTCTACTTCAACGATGTCGCTGGAAACTACCTCTACGCGCACACTGACGATATGCGGAAGCAGAACGAGAGAAATCTCGACTTCGACTACATCGCCCGGTACGCCTGGTCGGAGAACCGATCCGGGGAGACCGGGCCGTACGTAAACCCGGTGCACTACGCGGGCGTCGAGCGGCTGGAGGTCCCGCACGAGGCGCTTCCCTCATCCGGGATCCTGAAGATCTGGTTCCCCCTCCCGGTCGAGACGGATTCGCAGAGGAACGTCACCGTCACGAACCTCTCGTGCCCTGAATTCATCCTCGCCGGCCCGTTCACCACAGGACCCATCGGCTACGTCTACTATGAGATCCCTGCCGGAGCGGTCAATGGAGACCTCGTCCTCTCGGCGGATATCGCGTTCACCTCCTACGAGCGGATCTTCCGCGGTATCGACCCTGCATTGGTCGGGGAGTACAACACGAGCAATCCCGAATACCGGCTCTATACGAGATCCGAGCGCAACATCGATATCACGGATGCAGTCCGGGATAAGGCGAGGGAGATCGTCGGAAACGAGACGAACCCGCACATCCAGGCGCAGATGATCTACTACCACATCATCGAGGCCTACCCCTACAGCCACGTCCCGCACGCTTCACTCGATGCCCGCGAACCCAAGGTTGCCGAGTCCACCCACATGTTCGAGACCGGTCATGGCGACTGCGGCACCCAGAGCATGCTCTTTTCAGCGTTCTGCCGGTCGCTCGGTATCCCCGCCCGCGCTATCGGCGGCTACCAGATGCTCATCTCCGAGACGCCCGGCGCCCACTTCTGGGCGGAGTACTACCTGCCCGGCTACGGCTGGGTTCCAAACGACGTGACTGTCGCCGAGGCGGCAGACTGGGTCGCCATCCCCGATGAGAAGCGGTCGGCGTTCAAGGACTACTACGCCGCGAACCTCGACCCCACCCGCCTCGTCATCCAGAAGAACGTCGACGCCCCGATGGACCCGGCCATCCCCGAGGATGCTACCGTATTCAGGGCTGTCCGGCAGATCCCGGCGGTCGTCTCGGATACGGCAGACTATGACCTGGATCTCTTCTGGCCGGAAGGCTTTACGATCACTCTCGCGGCTGTCGATAGATAA
- the fdhD gene encoding formate dehydrogenase accessory sulfurtransferase FdhD: MFKKITCTRIGGGQCTRDTAEEAPVAVFVNGRHMTTVALSPGGLQDFITGYLYTEEIIKNADEIESVKIEENRISVITKNIFKRVSAKKTILSGCGGAVSYIDTQKLPTIDSDLMVSVPEIEGAVAALRASAGGIDAVVLADGGRIIARSEDLDRHNALDRVIGYGLGNAVDFSRTFAVCTGIITSEMARKCLVANIPVLVSTEPPTALAAEIAEETGLCIVGSAGTPDMAVYAHAERIAGIGP; this comes from the coding sequence ATGTTCAAGAAGATCACCTGTACCCGCATCGGCGGCGGGCAGTGCACCCGGGATACCGCCGAAGAGGCGCCGGTGGCGGTCTTTGTCAACGGCCGGCACATGACGACCGTTGCCTTGAGCCCCGGCGGGCTTCAAGACTTCATCACCGGTTATCTCTACACCGAAGAGATCATCAAAAATGCTGACGAGATCGAGTCGGTCAAGATCGAGGAGAACCGGATCAGCGTCATCACCAAGAACATCTTCAAGAGGGTCAGCGCGAAGAAGACCATCCTCTCCGGGTGCGGGGGGGCCGTCTCCTACATCGATACGCAGAAACTCCCCACAATCGACTCGGACCTTATGGTCTCCGTCCCTGAGATCGAGGGCGCCGTCGCCGCCCTCCGTGCCTCGGCCGGCGGGATCGACGCGGTCGTCCTCGCGGACGGCGGCCGCATCATCGCCCGCTCCGAGGATCTCGACCGGCACAACGCCCTCGACCGGGTGATCGGCTACGGCCTCGGCAACGCCGTCGACTTCTCCCGGACGTTTGCCGTCTGCACCGGCATCATCACATCGGAGATGGCTCGGAAGTGTCTGGTGGCGAACATCCCGGTGCTGGTCTCCACCGAACCTCCGACCGCCCTTGCCGCCGAGATCGCAGAAGAGACCGGGCTCTGCATCGTCGGGTCAGCAGGCACGCCGGATATGGCGGTCTATGCGCATGCGGAGCGGATAGCAGGGATCGGCCCGTAA
- a CDS encoding aminotransferase class V-fold PLP-dependent enzyme, translating into MREPAVKKVLYWCDQCNIPLIGRTCSCGAKTREIPLLQPYDVRPALAADTALIRSLLAERFGDIPLQKVVLLNKTGGADRADLVIVHGDRFGWLTFDPVARKFSLDIAPEALPYILPHATRGIVDLEAERAVSTYKGRIGGKRFPLETPVPDGTVIVSYKSRFGTGVVKDGQVRVKELVPVEPRTRPDPDWDVVIEKNRYHLKNLERNAVRTIRKHMNDRPCVNVSFSGGKDSTAALHLARKAGVEKAFFIDTGIELPETVEFVASQGVEIIPKGGDFFQAVEKAGPPGKDLRWCCKLLKLHPLKIYLAGTGPCVTIQGNRWYESWNRAELDETSQNPANPLQLNISPIRNWRALEVFLYLWWQKVPMNPLYEKGLERIGCYLCPAALESEYEGLRRMHPDLTERWDEFLVRWAKKTGMPDAYHRWGLWRWRALPPKMREICRDRGVPLNDDFTLQAAPVKEVTEMRTTRTREPAPPAEKEFAAEDIRRDFPILGDIIYLDNAATSFSPEPVVEALVEYEHRYRANVGRGIHRLTQIASQRYWHAHEKVARFIGGEAGVTVFTKNATEAINMVAQGLSWKPGDRVATTILEHHSNLLPWRALAKQGVSLDVIGIDADYSLDLAALEETLAKGNVRLVAVTHASNVLGVTTPVPEIARICREHGALLLVDAAQSLPHMPVDVSRLGCDFLCFSGHKIFGPTGTGVLWMREAILEPSVLGGGMVESVTAEGFVPAEGYQRYEAGTPNVGGGIALGVAVDYLSAIGMEKIHRYEERLTARLIEGLSRIEGVRVYASPKPDARIGVVSFTIDGVHPQEAAHLLDEEADILVRSGHHCCQPLMEHLGLPNGTVRASIAAYTTEQEIDLLIAAVDEISRGR; encoded by the coding sequence ATGCGTGAACCGGCAGTAAAAAAAGTCCTCTACTGGTGCGACCAGTGCAACATCCCCCTCATCGGGCGCACCTGTTCGTGCGGCGCCAAGACCAGAGAGATCCCTCTCCTGCAGCCCTACGACGTCCGCCCCGCGCTGGCGGCGGATACGGCTCTCATCCGGAGCCTTCTTGCCGAGCGGTTCGGCGACATCCCCCTGCAGAAGGTCGTGCTCCTGAACAAGACCGGCGGCGCCGACCGGGCCGACCTCGTGATCGTCCACGGCGACCGGTTCGGCTGGCTCACGTTCGACCCGGTCGCCCGGAAGTTCAGTCTTGATATCGCCCCCGAGGCGCTCCCGTACATCCTGCCGCATGCAACCCGCGGGATCGTCGACCTCGAGGCCGAGCGTGCCGTGAGCACGTACAAGGGGCGTATCGGCGGGAAACGGTTCCCCCTGGAGACCCCCGTGCCCGACGGGACGGTCATCGTCTCCTACAAGAGCCGGTTCGGCACGGGCGTCGTCAAGGACGGGCAGGTCAGGGTAAAGGAACTCGTCCCCGTCGAGCCCCGCACCCGCCCCGACCCCGACTGGGACGTGGTGATCGAGAAGAACCGCTACCACCTCAAAAACCTCGAACGCAACGCCGTCCGGACCATCAGAAAGCACATGAACGACCGGCCGTGCGTGAACGTCTCGTTCTCGGGCGGCAAGGACAGCACCGCCGCCCTCCACCTTGCACGCAAGGCCGGGGTGGAGAAGGCGTTCTTCATCGATACCGGGATCGAGCTCCCCGAGACGGTGGAGTTCGTGGCGTCGCAGGGCGTCGAGATCATCCCGAAGGGCGGCGACTTCTTCCAAGCGGTCGAGAAGGCCGGTCCGCCGGGGAAGGACCTCCGCTGGTGCTGCAAGCTCCTGAAACTCCACCCCTTAAAGATCTACCTCGCCGGCACCGGCCCCTGCGTCACGATCCAAGGGAACCGCTGGTATGAGTCTTGGAACCGTGCCGAACTCGACGAGACGAGCCAGAATCCGGCAAACCCCCTGCAATTGAACATCTCGCCGATCCGAAACTGGCGGGCGCTTGAGGTCTTCCTCTATCTCTGGTGGCAGAAGGTGCCCATGAATCCGCTCTACGAGAAGGGCCTTGAGCGGATAGGCTGTTACCTCTGCCCTGCGGCACTCGAAAGCGAGTACGAGGGGCTCCGGAGGATGCATCCGGACCTGACAGAACGCTGGGATGAGTTCCTTGTGAGGTGGGCGAAGAAGACAGGGATGCCGGACGCCTATCACCGGTGGGGCCTCTGGCGGTGGCGGGCGCTGCCCCCGAAGATGCGCGAGATCTGCAGGGACCGAGGCGTTCCCTTGAACGATGACTTTACGTTGCAGGCGGCCCCGGTAAAGGAAGTGACCGAGATGAGGACTACAAGAACCCGGGAGCCGGCGCCGCCGGCAGAGAAGGAGTTTGCCGCGGAGGATATCCGGAGGGACTTCCCGATCCTCGGCGATATCATCTACCTCGACAACGCAGCGACGAGTTTCTCGCCTGAGCCGGTGGTGGAGGCGCTCGTCGAGTACGAGCACCGCTACCGGGCCAACGTCGGCCGGGGAATCCACCGTCTGACGCAGATCGCCTCGCAGCGCTACTGGCACGCCCACGAGAAGGTGGCCCGGTTCATCGGCGGTGAGGCGGGCGTCACGGTCTTTACGAAGAACGCCACGGAGGCGATCAACATGGTTGCCCAGGGGCTCTCGTGGAAGCCGGGCGACCGTGTGGCGACCACCATCCTCGAGCACCACTCAAACCTCCTGCCGTGGAGAGCGCTGGCAAAGCAGGGCGTCTCCCTCGACGTGATCGGGATCGACGCCGACTACTCGCTCGACCTTGCGGCGCTCGAAGAAACTCTGGCCAAGGGTAACGTCCGGCTCGTCGCGGTCACCCACGCCTCGAACGTCCTCGGCGTGACGACGCCTGTTCCGGAGATCGCCCGGATCTGCCGGGAGCACGGCGCCCTGCTCCTCGTGGACGCAGCCCAGTCCCTGCCGCACATGCCGGTAGACGTCTCGCGGCTCGGTTGCGACTTCCTCTGCTTCTCGGGGCACAAGATCTTCGGGCCGACCGGAACCGGCGTCCTCTGGATGCGTGAGGCGATCCTCGAGCCTTCGGTCCTCGGCGGCGGTATGGTCGAGAGCGTGACGGCGGAGGGGTTTGTGCCGGCTGAGGGCTACCAGCGCTACGAGGCCGGGACGCCGAACGTCGGCGGCGGGATAGCGCTCGGTGTCGCCGTGGACTACCTCTCTGCGATCGGGATGGAGAAGATACACCGCTATGAGGAACGCCTGACCGCCCGGCTCATCGAAGGGCTCTCCCGGATCGAGGGGGTCAGGGTCTATGCTTCCCCAAAGCCGGATGCCCGGATCGGCGTCGTCTCGTTCACCATCGACGGCGTCCACCCGCAGGAGGCCGCCCACCTGCTCGACGAGGAGGCGGACATCCTCGTGCGGTCGGGGCACCACTGCTGCCAGCCGCTCATGGAACATCTCGGTCTCCCGAACGGGACGGTGCGGGCGAGTATTGCGGCCTACACGACCGAGCAGGAGATCGACCTCCTCATCGCGGCCGTCGACGAGATCAGCCGGGGCCGGTGA
- a CDS encoding nitroreductase family protein, which produces MAITKLFGRSPSGKNIEGFLDLARNRYSVQSFTKDPVEEEKLGAVLEAARLAPTAANQQPFRLVVIRTAGKENELRRIYDKGFFREAPILICACTVPAEAWTRSDGKNYSDVDVALAVDHLTLAAASLGLGTHWVAAFDIGAAREVLGIPEGVEPVAFIPLGYPADRPRTKRRKELSELVRYEHW; this is translated from the coding sequence ATGGCCATCACGAAACTCTTCGGGAGATCCCCCTCAGGGAAGAACATCGAGGGCTTCCTCGATCTTGCACGGAACCGTTACAGCGTCCAGTCGTTTACGAAGGACCCGGTCGAGGAGGAGAAACTCGGCGCGGTGCTCGAGGCCGCCCGGCTGGCGCCGACCGCGGCGAACCAGCAGCCCTTCCGGCTCGTGGTGATCCGTACGGCCGGGAAGGAGAACGAACTCCGGCGGATCTACGACAAAGGGTTCTTCCGGGAGGCGCCCATCCTCATCTGCGCCTGCACCGTTCCGGCGGAAGCATGGACCCGCTCCGACGGGAAGAACTACAGCGACGTGGACGTGGCGCTCGCCGTCGACCATCTGACGCTCGCGGCCGCGAGCCTCGGCCTCGGGACTCACTGGGTCGCCGCCTTCGATATCGGTGCGGCGCGCGAGGTGCTGGGCATCCCCGAGGGCGTCGAGCCGGTCGCGTTCATTCCGCTCGGGTACCCCGCAGACCGGCCGCGGACGAAGCGGCGCAAGGAGTTATCGGAACTGGTGCGCTACGAGCACTGGTGA
- a CDS encoding DUF1894 domain-containing protein, translating into MDTNIIVMASRCVNNLGGKVLLLDVTPEQVNDYVRKHCKEYYEMPPGFVFKDIRMLLKTPMLVGLQIRKQRVLLPFTKPCPGYGTMLYEVAAKEADLDFIRNNLVKVSE; encoded by the coding sequence ATGGATACGAACATTATAGTGATGGCGTCACGATGCGTAAACAACCTCGGTGGAAAGGTGTTGCTCCTGGATGTGACACCTGAACAGGTGAACGACTACGTGCGGAAGCACTGCAAAGAATACTACGAGATGCCTCCGGGCTTTGTATTCAAGGACATACGGATGCTCTTAAAGACCCCCATGCTCGTCGGCCTTCAAATCCGCAAACAGCGGGTTCTGCTCCCGTTTACGAAGCCCTGCCCCGGTTACGGGACGATGCTCTACGAGGTCGCGGCAAAGGAAGCAGACCTCGACTTCATCCGCAACAACCTCGTGAAGGTCTCGGAGTGA